In a genomic window of Ipomoea triloba cultivar NCNSP0323 chromosome 3, ASM357664v1:
- the LOC116013479 gene encoding threonine synthase 1, chloroplastic-like, translating into MASCYSYQSSALLRRHRGIRCATASPTVSGNNHHSALPPPPTTVNFSAKYAPFSSVSTGVPAAESYSLDDVVYRCSSGGLLDVQHDVAALKQFDGEYWKNLFDSRVGKTAWPYGSGVWSKKEWVLPEIADEDIVSAFEGNSNLFWAERFGKRHVSMSDLWVKHCGISHTGSFKDLGMTVLVSQVNRIMKKKPGGLVGVGCASTGDTSAALSAYCAAANIPSIVFLPADKISMAQLVQPIANGAFVLSIDTDFDGCMKLIRQVTAEMPIYLANSLNSLRLEGQKTAAIEILQQFDWEVPDWVIVPGGNLGNIYAFYKGFKMCQEMGLVDRIPRLVCAQAANANPLYLYYKSGWSEFSPVTAATTFASAIQIGDPVSIDRAVFALKNSGGIVEEATEEELMDAMAMADSTGMFTCPHTGVALTALMKLRERGVIGAHDRTVVVSTAHGLKFTQSKIEYHSRNIPGMDCRFANPPVNVKADFGSVMDVLIKYLNKNQ; encoded by the coding sequence ATGGCGTCATGTTACAGTTACCAATCCTCCGCCCTCCTCCGCCGCCACCGGGGCATACGATGCGCCACCGCCTCACCAACAGTGAGCGGCAACAACCACCACTCCGCTCTACCGCCGCCGCCGACCACTGTCAACTTCTCCGCCAAGTACGCGCCGTTCTCCTCCGTCTCCACCGGCGTACCCGCCGCCGAGTCTTACTCGCTCGACGACGTCGTTTATCGGTGCAGCTCCGGTGGATTGCTTGATGTGCAGCATGACGTGGCGGCGTTGAAGCAGTTCGACGGCGAGTACTGGAAAAATCTGTTCGATTCTCGGGTCGGTAAAACGGCCTGGCCGTACGGGTCGGGTGTGTGGTCCAAAAAGGAGTGGGTGTTGCCGGAAATCGCGGACGAAGATATTGTGAGCGCGTTTGAAGGGAATTCGAATCTTTTCTGGGCCGAGAGATTCGGGAAGAGACACGTCAGCATGAGCGATTTATGGGTGAAGCATTGCGGGATTAGCCACACGGGGAGTTTCAAGGATTTGGGGATGACGGTTCTGGTGAGCCAGGTGAAccggataatgaagaaaaaaccGGGCGGTTTAGTCGGAGTCGGCTGCGCGTCAACCGGCGACACCTCAGCGGCTCTGTCGGCTTACTGCGCCGCCGCGAATATCCCTTCCATAGTCTTCCTCCCAGCCGACAAGATCTCCATGGCGCAGCTCGTCCAGCCGATAGCCAACGGCGCGTTCGTGCTCAGCATCGACACGGACTTTGACGGCTGCATGAAATTAATCCGTCAAGTAACGGCGGAGATGCCGATATATTTAGCAAATTCCCTAAATAGCCTCCGTTTAGAAGGGCAAAAAACGGCCGCCATAGAAATTCTCCAACAGTTCGACTGGGAGGTCCCGGACTGGGTAATAGTCCCCGGCGGCAACTTAGGGAACATTTACGCCTTCTATAAAGGCTTCAAAATGTGCCAAGAAATGGGATTAGTGGACCGAATCCCCCGGCTAGTATGCGCGCAGGCGGCGAACGCGAATCCGCTCTATCTCTACTACAAATCCGGCTGGTCGGAATTCTCGCCGGTGACGGCCGCCACCACGTTCGCCTCCGCTATCCAAATCGGCGACCCGGTGTCCATAGACAGGGCAGTCTTCGCGCTCAAAAACTCCGGCGGGATCGTGGAGGAGGCGACGGAGGAGGAGCTTATGGACGCCATGGCCATGGCGGATTCCACCGGGATGTTCACGTGTCCCCACACGGGCGTGGCGCTTACCGCCCTGATGAAGCTCCGGGAGAGAGGCGTGATCGGGGCCCACGACAGAACGGTGGTGGTCAGCACCGCTCACGGGCTCAAATTCACGCAGTCCAAGATCGAGTATCATTCCCGGAACATCCCCGGCATGGACTGCCGGTTTGCTAACCCGCCGGTGAACGTCAAGGCGGATTTCGGGTCCGTCATGGATGTGCTGATCAAGTATCTGAACAAGAATCAATGA
- the LOC116012984 gene encoding pollen-specific leucine-rich repeat extensin-like protein 2, with translation MEADGDSDSPTFWTQSPTVFRRQPPSPIFNPVVLILLVPILTLLVVFFLLPPFLSHASQLLRPNAVKKSWDSINVLLVVFAILCGVFARKNDDVSASRNEDDDVRGEEGRGNASGLGFREVSGFEYSDPKAPIAVPETGISRLRRSSSSYPDLRQVPAPETEDNRFRFYDDFELNFYRSTAAAAAEYDRHRPRWSEVERKEDEVKVKVIPVDTVKLRSSSNPPPPPPPSQKKLKRRRSLNSVSRKGVLNMQSNETAAVNPVIVENRPPPPPPPPPPPPPPPAPPAVREHIPEEEKPPKLQRKKSGAKNEIATAIASFYNQRKRKQRTKTRNIYESAPASEHSPSFPHSPQTPPPPPPPPPPPPPPPSKVFHNLFKKSSKSKRVHSVSSNAPPPPPPPPPPPKSILNNLFKSGGKSKRFNHQSSSDPPPPPPPLPPRSSIVNSFLKAGNISRRFKSPSYASNPSPPSYHHQTPTQSPSTPPPRRPVTARKPPLPTKTPRSYYDDNLNSGSQSPLIPVPPPPLPFGMPEMSFVPRGDFVRILSNHGESRCSSPELEDVDVMSVKSEQIDGEDIIGPSVCPSPDVNVKAESFIARLRDEWRMEHNNSLRAKGNLG, from the coding sequence ATGGAAGCAGACGGAGACTCAGACTCCCCAACTTTTTGGACACAGTCCCCCACCGTCTTCCGCCGTCAACCACCGTCTCCGATCTTCAATCCCGTGGTTCTCATCTTGCTCGTCCCCATTCTGACATTGCTCGTCGTCTTCTTTCTGCTTCCTCCCTTTCTCTCGCACGCTTCCCAGTTGCTCAGACCTAACGCCGTGAAGAAGAGCTGGGATTCGATTAATGTGTTGCTTGTAGTTTTCGCCATTCTTTGCGGTGTTTTTGCACGTAAGAACGACGACGTTTCGGCTTCCCgtaatgaagatgatgatgtgcGAGGGGAGGAGGGGAGGGGAAATGCTTCCGGGCTAGGGTTCAGAGAAGTGTCGGGTTTTGAGTATTCTGATCCGAAGGCGCCGATTGCGGTGCCGGAGACTGGAATTAGCCGGTTACGGAGGAGCAGTAGCTCGTATCCGGATCTGAGGCAGGTGCCGGCACCGGAAACTGAGGACAACCGTTTCCGTTTTTATGATGATTTTGAACTCAATTTCTATCGAtcaacggcggcggcggcggcggagtaTGATCGCCACCGTCCGCGGTGGAGTGAGGTGGAGAGGAAGGAGGATGAGGTTAAGGTTAAGGTGATTCCCGTGGATACGGTTAAACTTCGTTCTTCCTCGAATCCTCCACCACCTCCTCCGCCGTCGCAGAAGAAGCTGAAACGGAGAAGATCGTTAAACAGTGTTTCAAGGAAGGGAGTTTTGAATATGCAAAGTAATGAAACTGCGGCTGTAAATCCTGTAATTGTTGAAAACaggcctcctcctcctccaccaccTCCGCCTCCGCCGCCACCTCCACCAGCACCGCCGGCGGTGAGAGAACATATCCCCGAGGAGGAAAAGCCGCCAAAACTTCAGCGGAAAAAGAGCGGCGCGAAGAATGAAATAGCAACGGCCATAGCTTCTTTTTACAATCAGAGAAAGAGGAAACAGAGAACAAAAACTAGAAACATTTACGAGTCTGCCCCTGCCTCTGAACACTCTCCGTCATTTCCACATTCACCGCAAACGCCACCTCCACCTCCTccgcctccgcctccgccgccgcctccgccgTCTAAGGTTTTCCACAATCTGTTCAAAAAGAGCAGCAAAAGCAAGCGCGTACACTCTGTTTCATCCAATGCACCACCacctcctcctccgccgccgcctccgccaaaatcaattttgaacaATTTGTTCAAATCAGGCGGCAAAAGTAAGCGATTCAATCATCAATCCTCATCGGATCCCCCaccgcctcctcctcctctcccGCCACGTTCCTCAATAGTCAATAGCTTTTTGAAAGCTGGAAACATAAGCAGGCGATTCAAATCCCCAAGCTATGCCTCTAATCCGTCGCCGCCATCATATCATCACCAAACGCCAACTCAATCTCCATCAACGCCGCCGCCTCGGCGGCCAGTGACAGCTAGAAAGCCACCACTGCCTACAAAAACTCCGCGCAGTTACTACGACGATAATTTGAATAGCGGTTCGCAATCCCCGTTAATTCCAGTGCCGCCTCCCCCGCTGCCGTTCGGAATGCCGGAAATGAGCTTCGTGCCGCGCGGAGATTTCGTTCGAATTCTTAGCAACCACGGGGAGTCCCGGTGCAGCTCGCCTGAGCTGGAAGACGTCGACGTGATGTCAGTGAAATCGGAGCAAATCGACGGCGAGGACATAATCGGCCCGTCCGTTTGCCCGAGCCCGGATGTTAACGTAAAAGCGGAGAGTTTCATTGCTAGGCTCCGAGATGAATGGCGCATGGAGCACAACAATTCAttgcgagcaaaaggaaatctgGGCTGA